In a single window of the Prosthecobacter sp. SYSU 5D2 genome:
- a CDS encoding beta-ketoacyl synthase N-terminal-like domain-containing protein: MSRIVITAAETACALGDTLEASLATWQAGRSGLTLEDGLLAGRIADRSVLKGRRYAAASNLSVHVARRAIAQAGWTPEQTRDCWLFAASSRGNAGELLGSHPWRRPSRRFSASNTLHSEIAAAISIELGIRGPWQMISNGCSAGLDALGFAWMALKAGLTPRVLVVAVDLPLYPELLRDFRDTRLLSKTNLNDPLSPATSGFHPGEACVALTLETDGNGPTVAQYAANSDAYDSLVIPEDGAPLAALLAQFEKPDLICPHATGTPNHALAEVNALRATYDPIPPLLLLKPLTGHTLGASGLLDIALLSGALRKGPLPANFPSLTCPAGLSLQIPPQPKSILKIASGMGGHNAAILLHA, from the coding sequence GTGAGCCGCATCGTCATCACCGCCGCCGAGACCGCTTGCGCCCTGGGGGATACCTTGGAAGCCAGCCTCGCCACCTGGCAGGCGGGCCGCAGCGGCCTGACGCTGGAGGATGGCCTGCTGGCCGGCCGCATCGCCGACCGCAGCGTGCTCAAAGGCCGCCGTTATGCCGCCGCCAGCAACCTCTCCGTCCACGTCGCCCGCCGTGCCATCGCCCAGGCCGGATGGACACCTGAGCAAACGCGCGACTGCTGGCTCTTCGCCGCCAGCAGCCGGGGCAATGCGGGCGAGCTGCTCGGCAGCCACCCCTGGCGCCGCCCCTCCCGCCGCTTCAGCGCCAGCAACACCCTGCATAGTGAGATCGCCGCCGCCATCAGCATCGAGCTCGGCATTCGCGGCCCCTGGCAGATGATCTCCAACGGCTGCTCCGCCGGTCTCGATGCCCTCGGTTTCGCCTGGATGGCTCTGAAGGCCGGCCTCACCCCGCGTGTCCTCGTCGTCGCTGTGGACCTGCCGCTTTACCCCGAGCTGCTGCGCGATTTCCGCGATACCCGCCTGCTCTCCAAAACAAACCTCAATGATCCCCTCTCCCCCGCCACCAGCGGCTTTCATCCCGGGGAGGCCTGCGTCGCCCTCACCCTGGAAACCGACGGCAACGGCCCCACCGTTGCCCAATACGCCGCCAATAGCGACGCCTACGATTCCCTCGTCATCCCGGAGGATGGCGCGCCCCTGGCCGCCCTGCTCGCCCAGTTTGAAAAACCCGACCTCATCTGCCCCCACGCCACTGGCACGCCCAATCACGCGCTGGCCGAGGTCAATGCTCTGCGCGCCACTTATGACCCGATCCCGCCGCTGCTTCTGCTGAAGCCCCTCACCGGCCACACCCTCGGTGCCAGCGGCCTCCTCGACATCGCCCTCCTCTCCGGCGCTCTCCGAAAAGGCCCCCTCCCCGCCAATTTCCCCTCCCTCACCTGCCCCGCCGGCCTCTCGTTGCAAATCCCACCTCAGCCGAAAAGCATCCTCAAAATTGCCTCAGGCATGGGCGGCCATAATGCCGCCATTTTGCTTCACGCTTAA
- the pyrR gene encoding bifunctional pyr operon transcriptional regulator/uracil phosphoribosyltransferase PyrR, giving the protein MTQPPDKLRQLLDAAGVERCLDDMAAAIDARWKNEARIALVGVYRRGVPFARALADRLRARGREVDFGKIDITQYRDDLQTMTVLPKLEGSELNFDIEDAVVILCDEVIYTARTSRAALEELLDFGRPRCVQFAVLVDRAGRELPLQPDYAGIRVDLPPDERVSVRFTDGDGRDEVFVRPWPQKTA; this is encoded by the coding sequence GTGACTCAACCGCCCGACAAACTCCGCCAGCTCCTGGATGCCGCCGGGGTGGAGCGCTGCCTGGATGACATGGCCGCCGCCATTGACGCCCGTTGGAAAAACGAGGCCCGCATTGCCCTCGTCGGTGTTTATCGCCGGGGGGTGCCCTTTGCCCGTGCTCTCGCTGACCGTCTCCGTGCCCGGGGCCGCGAGGTGGATTTTGGCAAGATTGACATCACCCAATACCGCGATGACCTCCAGACGATGACCGTACTGCCCAAGCTGGAAGGATCGGAACTGAATTTTGACATCGAGGACGCCGTCGTCATCCTTTGCGATGAAGTCATCTACACCGCCCGCACCTCCCGCGCCGCCCTGGAGGAGCTGCTGGACTTCGGCCGGCCGCGCTGCGTCCAGTTTGCCGTGCTGGTGGACCGCGCCGGACGCGAGCTTCCCCTCCAGCCGGATTACGCCGGGATCCGCGTGGACCTTCCACCTGATGAGCGCGTCAGCGTGCGGTTCACTGACGGAGACGGCCGTGACGAAGTATTTGTTAGACCCTGGCCACAGAAAACCGCATGA
- a CDS encoding ABC transporter substrate-binding protein, with translation MLLAGVTGCNKSGGDTILIGEFASLTGKEATFGTSSHEGTLLAIKEINTAGGVLGKQLELRTEDDQSKAGEPANVVNKLISKDGVVAILGEVASSRSLEAAPICQENGIPMITPASTNPKVTETGDYIFRVCFIDPFQGTVMANFAANTLKAKKVAVFTDVKSDYSKGLAKFFKEGFVKTGGQIVSELDFNGGDKDFKGQLTAIKSSAPDAVFIPGYYTDVALICIQAKQLGLNVPLIGGDGWESEKLVELGGDAVEGHYFSTHYAADAASPKVTAFVEAYKKEFNGKVPDCMAALGYDSVYFLVDAIKRAETTEPAKLRDALAATKEFEAVTGKVTIDENRDAVKSAVILQVKDGKFKFVETVNP, from the coding sequence ATGCTTCTTGCAGGCGTCACCGGATGTAACAAAAGCGGCGGGGACACCATCCTGATCGGTGAATTCGCCTCCCTGACCGGCAAGGAAGCCACCTTCGGCACCTCTTCCCACGAAGGCACCCTGCTCGCCATCAAGGAAATCAACACCGCAGGCGGTGTGCTGGGCAAACAGCTTGAGCTGAGGACCGAGGACGACCAGTCCAAAGCGGGCGAGCCTGCCAACGTGGTGAACAAGCTCATCTCCAAGGACGGTGTCGTCGCCATCCTGGGCGAGGTCGCCTCCAGCCGCTCCCTCGAAGCCGCGCCCATCTGCCAGGAAAACGGTATTCCGATGATCACCCCGGCCTCCACAAATCCGAAGGTCACGGAAACGGGCGACTACATCTTCCGCGTCTGTTTCATTGACCCCTTTCAGGGCACCGTCATGGCCAACTTCGCGGCCAATACGCTGAAGGCCAAAAAAGTCGCCGTCTTCACGGATGTGAAAAGCGATTACAGCAAAGGCCTGGCCAAATTCTTCAAAGAAGGCTTCGTCAAAACCGGCGGCCAGATCGTCTCGGAACTCGACTTTAACGGCGGCGACAAAGACTTCAAAGGTCAGCTCACCGCCATCAAGTCCTCCGCCCCGGATGCCGTCTTCATCCCCGGTTACTACACCGATGTCGCCCTCATCTGCATCCAGGCCAAACAGCTCGGCCTGAATGTCCCCCTCATCGGTGGCGACGGCTGGGAAAGCGAAAAACTCGTCGAGCTGGGTGGTGACGCCGTCGAAGGCCATTACTTCTCCACCCACTACGCCGCCGATGCCGCTTCCCCCAAGGTGACCGCCTTTGTCGAAGCCTATAAAAAGGAATTCAATGGCAAGGTGCCAGACTGCATGGCCGCCCTCGGTTATGACTCCGTCTATTTCCTGGTGGATGCGATTAAGCGCGCCGAAACCACCGAGCCAGCGAAGCTCCGCGATGCCCTGGCCGCGACGAAGGAATTCGAAGCCGTCACCGGCAAGGTCACCATCGATGAAAACCGGGATGCCGTGAAATCCGCCGTCATTTTGCAGGTCAAAGACGGCAAGTTCAAGTTTGTGGAAACCGTCAATCCCTGA
- the vccB gene encoding Verru_Chthon cassette protein B encodes MNISLSNLRRHSSRCGFSLVEVVLATGIMALGVVTILGLLPHGLELTRKTANEQAETRIVDQIVGELQTMNWASMTVGQPQIRYFDDQGLELMQPNGDSFKMLLNYVVQVNIPELDVKLPTNDGDGRRQTNQNLRRVMIKMISAPLPEFDFDDPNTTVPIKSFTQLIANAGLVTDQP; translated from the coding sequence ATGAACATCTCCCTCTCCAATTTACGTCGGCATTCCTCCCGCTGCGGCTTTTCTCTTGTGGAAGTGGTGCTTGCAACGGGCATCATGGCGCTGGGGGTGGTGACCATCCTGGGTCTGCTGCCGCATGGTCTGGAGCTGACACGCAAGACGGCCAATGAACAGGCTGAAACCCGGATTGTGGACCAGATTGTAGGGGAGTTGCAGACAATGAACTGGGCCAGCATGACGGTGGGGCAGCCGCAGATCCGATATTTTGACGACCAGGGCCTGGAACTGATGCAGCCCAATGGCGACAGTTTCAAGATGCTGTTGAACTATGTTGTGCAGGTCAACATTCCTGAACTGGACGTCAAGTTGCCCACCAACGATGGTGACGGCCGCAGGCAGACTAATCAAAACCTAAGGAGGGTGATGATTAAAATGATCTCGGCACCGCTGCCTGAATTCGACTTCGATGATCCGAACACGACGGTCCCCATCAAGAGCTTTACCCAACTGATCGCCAATGCCGGGCTTGTGACCGACCAGCCTTGA
- a CDS encoding ABC transporter ATP-binding protein, with protein sequence MKTTLRVFSYLRRYPLLAAAQLFCAITGTLMVVVFPGVTREVLDVVVPNAQWERLTPLILLALGAYFAQHLFNSLRIMLNNTFEQKVIYDLRSDLYQRLQTLPLRWFDNRPTGDIMTTVGEDIPNVERVLIDGIEQGLVAVIQIAVVGAFMFQADVTLTLWALVPIPFLAAGAMAYTRSSKDRHRAVRRASSGMNSLLHDNVAGMRQIKAYAMEKEEHSRFNTASGTLKAASLHVMRIWAIYRPGMHFLTSVGMVLVLWMGARGLMEGRIEKGDLAAFLLLLKFFYDPIEQLHQLNQIIQGGRAAGERVFEILDAEPESDTTEGITLPEIKGHVVYDNVGFSYGGKIPTVHGIRLEAKPGQTIALVGPTGAGKSTLINLLTRFYEYDEGVITIDGVPVHELNKSWLRSSIGYVTQESFLFNGTVRENLVIGRRNATDEELWQVLKSANAESFVSRLENRLDTRVGERGVKLSVGEKQRISIARALLRNPPILLLDEATASVDTGTEQQIQTALDRLMEQRTSFVIAHRLSTVRHADRIYVLDQGQIRERGTHEELLIQNGLYAKLCRSSLIRE encoded by the coding sequence TTGAAAACCACCCTCCGCGTCTTCTCCTACCTCCGCCGGTATCCGCTGCTGGCCGCCGCCCAGCTTTTCTGCGCCATCACCGGCACGCTCATGGTGGTGGTCTTCCCCGGCGTCACGCGTGAAGTGCTGGATGTGGTGGTGCCTAATGCGCAGTGGGAGCGCCTCACCCCGCTCATCCTCCTGGCCCTCGGCGCTTACTTTGCCCAGCATCTGTTCAACAGCCTGCGCATCATGCTCAACAACACCTTTGAGCAAAAGGTCATCTATGACCTCCGCAGCGACCTTTACCAGCGCCTACAAACCCTGCCCCTGCGCTGGTTCGACAACCGCCCGACCGGCGACATCATGACCACGGTGGGAGAGGACATTCCCAATGTGGAGCGGGTGCTCATTGACGGCATCGAGCAGGGCCTCGTCGCCGTCATCCAGATCGCCGTCGTCGGGGCCTTCATGTTCCAGGCGGATGTCACGCTTACCCTGTGGGCGCTGGTGCCTATTCCATTCCTCGCGGCCGGGGCCATGGCGTACACCCGCAGCTCCAAGGACCGACACCGTGCCGTCCGCCGGGCCAGCAGCGGCATGAACAGCCTTCTCCACGACAACGTCGCCGGCATGCGCCAGATCAAAGCCTATGCCATGGAAAAGGAGGAGCACTCCCGTTTCAACACCGCCAGCGGCACCCTCAAAGCCGCCTCCCTGCATGTCATGCGCATCTGGGCCATCTACCGCCCTGGCATGCACTTCCTGACCAGCGTCGGCATGGTCCTGGTCCTCTGGATGGGGGCACGCGGGCTGATGGAAGGCCGCATTGAAAAAGGTGACCTGGCCGCCTTTCTTCTGCTGCTCAAATTCTTCTACGACCCCATTGAGCAGCTCCACCAGCTCAACCAGATCATCCAGGGTGGCCGGGCGGCCGGAGAGCGTGTCTTTGAAATCCTGGATGCCGAGCCGGAGAGCGATACCACCGAAGGCATCACGCTGCCGGAGATCAAAGGCCACGTCGTTTATGACAACGTCGGCTTCAGCTATGGCGGCAAGATCCCCACTGTCCACGGCATCCGCCTGGAGGCCAAGCCGGGCCAGACCATCGCCCTCGTCGGCCCCACCGGCGCGGGCAAGTCCACCCTCATCAACCTGCTGACCCGTTTTTATGAATACGATGAAGGCGTCATCACCATTGATGGCGTACCCGTTCATGAATTGAACAAAAGCTGGCTCCGCAGCAGCATCGGCTACGTCACCCAGGAGAGCTTTCTCTTTAATGGCACTGTCCGGGAGAATTTGGTCATTGGCCGCCGCAATGCCACTGACGAGGAACTTTGGCAGGTCCTGAAAAGTGCCAATGCAGAGAGCTTCGTTAGCCGCCTAGAGAACAGACTGGATACGCGTGTAGGCGAACGTGGAGTCAAGCTCAGCGTCGGCGAAAAGCAGCGCATTTCAATAGCACGCGCCCTCCTCAGAAATCCTCCTATTTTATTGCTAGATGAAGCAACAGCCAGCGTTGATACTGGCACAGAACAACAAATTCAGACCGCTCTGGACCGCCTGATGGAACAAAGAACGAGTTTCGTCATCGCACACCGCCTTAGCACTGTCCGTCATGCAGATCGCATTTACGTCCTCGATCAGGGCCAGATTCGGGAGCGAGGAACGCATGAAGAACTGCTAATCCAAAACGGGCTTTATGCAAAACTGTGCCGATCATCACTTATTCGAGAGTAA
- a CDS encoding ABC transporter ATP-binding protein produces MLEIRNLEVAYGSIKAIHGISLNVPEKSIVTLIGGNGAGKSTTLRTISGLVKARAGQVIYDGQDITNKPPHEIVSRHLCHVPEGRMVFANLTVLENLKMGAFLRKDKAGIAEDIEYAFHSFPRLKERISQLSGTLSGGEQQMLAIARALMSRPRCLMLDEPSLGIAPILVRAIFKQIVTINQERGITILLVEQNANLALGISHYGYVLETGKVLLEDTAKALRLNPQVREAYLGD; encoded by the coding sequence ATGCTTGAGATCCGCAACCTCGAAGTGGCCTACGGCTCCATCAAGGCCATCCACGGTATCTCCCTAAACGTGCCGGAGAAATCCATCGTCACCCTCATCGGCGGCAATGGCGCGGGAAAAAGCACCACCCTGCGCACCATCTCCGGTCTGGTCAAAGCCCGCGCCGGACAGGTTATCTACGACGGCCAGGACATCACCAACAAACCGCCGCACGAGATCGTCAGCCGCCACCTCTGCCATGTGCCGGAGGGCCGCATGGTCTTCGCCAACCTGACCGTTCTCGAAAACCTCAAAATGGGCGCCTTCCTACGCAAGGACAAAGCAGGCATCGCCGAGGACATCGAATACGCCTTCCATTCGTTCCCTCGTTTAAAAGAGCGCATCAGCCAGCTCTCCGGCACCCTTTCCGGCGGTGAGCAGCAGATGCTCGCCATCGCCCGCGCCCTCATGAGCCGGCCACGCTGCCTCATGCTGGACGAGCCCTCTCTCGGCATCGCCCCCATCCTCGTCCGCGCCATTTTCAAACAGATTGTCACCATTAACCAGGAGCGCGGCATCACCATCCTCCTGGTGGAGCAGAACGCCAACCTGGCCCTCGGCATCTCCCACTACGGTTATGTGCTGGAGACGGGCAAGGTGCTGCTGGAGGACACGGCGAAAGCGCTGCGCCTGAATCCGCAGGTGCGGGAAGCTTATCTTGGGGATTGA
- a CDS encoding FAD-linked oxidase C-terminal domain-containing protein: protein MTPAHTDTLRTLLSPDRVLTEAEDILPYSFDGTAALKVRPGAVVFPLTSEEVAACVRLARDAGIAVVTRGSGTGLSGGSVPSPDCLVICLAQMDKILEVDEKNLTMRAQCGVITKEIDDTAAKVGLFYPPDPGSMKISTIGGNVAENSGGLRGLKYGVTRDYVMGLQVVLPDGTLTWLGNKCVKDVAGYSMKDLFIGSEGTLGIITEVLIKLLPRPQARKTMLALYDRMESAAETISAIIAAKIIPCTLEFLDRTTVQCVEDYAKIGLPTDVEALVLMETDGHPVVVNEEAEQMMQLARQHGAREVRAAADEAEGAKLASARRNAFSALARVMPTTILEDVTVPRTELAHMVTFIRECGLRHQLKVGTFGHLGDGNLHPTFLTNERDHEEMHRVEIALEEIVNETLRLGGTVTGEHGVGLAKKAFVRRQLGDGSYELMRSIKRALDPQCLLNPGKIFDL, encoded by the coding sequence GTGACTCCAGCCCATACGGATACCCTCCGCACCCTGCTTTCCCCTGACCGCGTCCTGACCGAGGCTGAAGATATCCTGCCGTACAGCTTTGATGGAACCGCTGCACTGAAAGTACGCCCAGGAGCCGTCGTCTTCCCGCTCACCTCGGAGGAAGTGGCCGCCTGTGTCCGCCTGGCCAGGGATGCCGGCATCGCCGTCGTCACCCGTGGCTCCGGCACCGGTCTCAGCGGCGGCAGCGTCCCCTCACCCGACTGCCTGGTCATCTGCCTGGCTCAGATGGACAAAATCCTGGAGGTGGATGAAAAAAACCTGACAATGCGTGCCCAGTGCGGTGTCATCACCAAAGAGATTGACGATACCGCCGCCAAGGTCGGCCTATTTTACCCGCCGGACCCTGGCAGCATGAAAATCAGCACCATCGGCGGCAATGTCGCCGAGAACAGCGGCGGCCTGCGCGGGCTGAAGTATGGCGTGACCCGTGATTACGTCATGGGCCTGCAGGTGGTGCTGCCAGACGGCACCCTGACCTGGCTGGGCAACAAATGCGTCAAAGACGTGGCCGGGTATTCCATGAAGGACCTCTTCATCGGCAGTGAAGGCACGCTGGGCATCATTACGGAAGTTTTGATCAAGCTCCTCCCACGCCCCCAGGCGCGCAAGACCATGCTGGCGCTCTATGACCGCATGGAGTCTGCTGCGGAGACCATCAGCGCCATCATTGCGGCCAAGATTATCCCTTGTACGCTGGAGTTCCTGGACCGCACCACGGTGCAGTGCGTGGAAGATTATGCCAAAATCGGCCTGCCTACCGACGTGGAAGCCCTGGTGCTCATGGAGACCGACGGCCATCCTGTTGTCGTCAATGAAGAAGCCGAACAAATGATGCAACTGGCCCGCCAGCATGGTGCCCGCGAAGTGCGCGCCGCAGCCGATGAAGCCGAAGGAGCGAAGCTCGCCTCCGCCCGCCGCAATGCCTTCTCCGCCCTGGCCCGCGTCATGCCCACCACCATCCTGGAGGACGTCACCGTGCCCCGGACCGAGCTGGCTCACATGGTCACCTTCATCCGGGAATGCGGCCTCCGTCATCAGCTGAAAGTCGGCACCTTCGGCCACCTTGGCGACGGCAACCTGCACCCCACCTTTCTCACCAACGAGCGTGACCACGAAGAAATGCACCGCGTTGAAATCGCCCTGGAGGAGATCGTGAATGAAACGCTCCGCCTGGGCGGCACCGTCACCGGTGAACACGGCGTCGGCCTGGCCAAAAAAGCCTTCGTCCGCCGCCAGCTTGGCGATGGCAGCTACGAGCTGATGCGTAGCATCAAGCGTGCGCTCGACCCCCAGTGCCTGCTGAATCCAGGGAAGATCTTCGATCTGTGA
- a CDS encoding branched-chain amino acid ABC transporter permease, with the protein MNGAKRWLIAGIILAVVVSQFSGSFNKYDLGIAIDIGINIILAVSLNLINGHTGQFSLGHAGFMAVGGYSAAKFTLVCTSMVPEPLQPLLFLAALILGGLLAAIAGLIVGVPSLRLRGDYLAIVTLGFGEIIRVIVQNMESVGAASGLKGIPKDTTLGWTFALAAITIYVVASLVNSTYGRGFIAVSDDEVAASSMGINPVRYKVTAFVIGAFFAGIAGGLYAHHKTFLSPTGFDFFKSIDIVVMVILGGMGRTAGVILAAILLTILPEFLRSFAEYRMIIYSLLIIGLMIARPQGLFTFGKRKGAAA; encoded by the coding sequence ATGAACGGCGCCAAACGCTGGCTCATCGCTGGCATCATCCTCGCAGTGGTCGTCTCCCAGTTCAGCGGCTCGTTTAACAAGTATGACCTTGGCATCGCCATTGATATCGGCATCAACATCATCCTGGCTGTCAGCCTGAACCTCATCAATGGCCACACCGGCCAGTTCAGCCTTGGGCACGCCGGTTTCATGGCCGTCGGCGGCTACTCAGCCGCCAAGTTCACCCTGGTCTGCACCAGCATGGTGCCGGAGCCGCTCCAGCCGCTACTCTTCCTGGCCGCCCTCATCCTGGGCGGGCTGCTGGCCGCCATCGCCGGGCTCATCGTCGGCGTGCCATCCCTGCGCCTGCGCGGGGATTACCTGGCCATCGTCACCCTGGGTTTTGGAGAAATCATTCGCGTCATCGTCCAGAACATGGAGTCCGTGGGCGCTGCCAGCGGGCTCAAAGGCATCCCCAAAGATACCACTCTGGGCTGGACCTTCGCCCTTGCCGCCATCACCATTTACGTTGTCGCCTCCCTGGTCAATTCCACCTACGGGCGTGGGTTCATCGCCGTCAGTGATGATGAAGTCGCCGCGAGTTCCATGGGAATCAATCCTGTGCGCTACAAGGTCACCGCCTTTGTCATCGGAGCCTTCTTTGCCGGCATCGCCGGGGGCCTCTATGCCCATCACAAGACCTTCCTGTCCCCAACGGGGTTCGACTTTTTCAAGTCCATTGACATCGTCGTCATGGTCATCCTCGGCGGCATGGGCCGCACGGCAGGCGTCATCCTCGCCGCCATCCTGCTGACGATTCTGCCCGAGTTTCTCCGCAGCTTTGCCGAGTACCGGATGATCATCTATTCCCTGCTCATCATCGGCCTGATGATCGCCCGTCCACAGGGGCTCTTCACTTTTGGAAAACGGAAAGGAGCCGCCGCATGA
- a CDS encoding branched-chain amino acid ABC transporter permease, whose product MDWFLQQLINGLALGSIYALIALGYTMVYGVLRFINFAHSDVLMLGAFSAYFLAPAVEKVVPLPSVTGALIIVLLSAMICACIGMLIEFLAYRPLRNRPKLTVLITAIGVSLFIEFTCQHPQVLGADTKPFPRLLAENDLHIGGLVIGSNDLVIVGTTILLLFGLWFIVQHTKTGTAMRAVSFNQQAAALMGININRIIAFTFGLGSALAAVAGILYAMKAPGIDPLMGVQPGLRAFVAAVLGGIGNLPGAALGGLLLGLLETYAGGTQGLSNYRDGIAFAILILILLFKPAGLLGKATVEKV is encoded by the coding sequence CTGGACTGGTTTCTTCAGCAACTCATCAACGGCCTCGCCCTCGGTTCCATCTATGCGCTCATCGCGCTGGGATACACCATGGTGTATGGCGTGCTCCGCTTCATCAACTTCGCCCATAGCGATGTGCTGATGCTCGGTGCCTTCTCCGCCTACTTCCTGGCCCCGGCGGTGGAAAAGGTGGTTCCCCTGCCCTCCGTGACCGGGGCGCTGATCATCGTGCTGCTCTCCGCCATGATCTGTGCCTGCATCGGCATGCTCATCGAGTTCCTGGCCTACCGCCCGCTGCGCAACCGGCCCAAACTGACCGTCCTCATCACGGCCATCGGTGTCTCGCTTTTCATCGAGTTCACCTGCCAGCATCCCCAGGTCCTCGGTGCGGATACCAAACCCTTCCCCCGCCTGCTGGCTGAAAACGACCTCCACATTGGCGGCCTCGTCATCGGCAGCAATGATCTCGTCATCGTCGGCACCACCATCCTGCTGCTCTTCGGCCTCTGGTTCATCGTCCAGCACACGAAGACCGGCACCGCCATGCGCGCCGTCTCTTTTAATCAGCAGGCCGCCGCCCTGATGGGCATCAACATCAACCGCATCATCGCTTTCACCTTCGGCCTGGGTTCCGCGCTCGCCGCCGTGGCAGGCATCCTTTATGCCATGAAGGCCCCTGGCATTGATCCCCTTATGGGCGTGCAGCCCGGCCTCCGCGCCTTCGTGGCAGCGGTGCTCGGCGGCATTGGAAATCTCCCCGGCGCAGCCCTCGGCGGTCTCCTGCTCGGCCTTTTGGAGACCTATGCCGGTGGCACCCAGGGCCTGTCCAATTACCGGGACGGCATCGCGTTCGCCATCCTCATCCTCATCCTCCTGTTCAAACCCGCCGGCCTGCTCGGCAAAGCCACGGTTGAAAAAGTATGA
- a CDS encoding ABC transporter ATP-binding protein has translation MSEVLLNMDHATIRFGGLTAVSELNLKIGPNELVGLIGPNGAGKTTAFNLISGVYKPTSGDITFNGVCICGKKPHQLTKLGIARTFQNIRLFPSLSVFDNVRAATQLHRSHGILNALWRGKGFNESEKEVEKEVLELLDIFNLARLRDEEAKSLPYGNQRRLEIVRALATRPKLLLLDEPAAGMNPTEKEELMKLIQFIKDKFQIAILLVEHDMKVVMGICQKIAVLEYGKKIAEGTPAEIQKDPKVIAAYLGTEDEEVTDNA, from the coding sequence ATGAGCGAGGTCCTTTTAAACATGGATCACGCCACCATCCGCTTCGGCGGGCTGACGGCCGTCTCCGAGCTGAATCTCAAGATTGGCCCCAACGAGCTCGTCGGCCTCATCGGCCCCAACGGCGCAGGCAAGACCACCGCTTTTAACCTCATCAGCGGCGTTTACAAACCCACCTCCGGCGACATCACCTTCAATGGCGTCTGCATCTGCGGAAAGAAGCCCCATCAGCTCACCAAGCTGGGCATCGCCCGCACCTTTCAGAACATCCGCCTGTTCCCATCCCTGAGCGTTTTCGACAACGTCCGCGCCGCCACCCAGCTCCATCGCAGCCATGGCATCCTCAATGCCCTGTGGCGTGGCAAGGGCTTCAATGAGAGTGAGAAGGAAGTCGAAAAGGAAGTGCTGGAGCTGCTGGACATCTTTAATCTGGCGCGCCTACGCGATGAAGAGGCCAAGTCCCTCCCGTATGGAAACCAGCGCCGGCTGGAGATCGTCCGTGCCCTGGCCACCCGGCCCAAGCTGCTGCTGCTGGATGAGCCCGCCGCCGGCATGAATCCGACGGAAAAGGAGGAGCTGATGAAGCTCATCCAGTTCATCAAGGACAAGTTTCAAATCGCCATCTTGCTCGTCGAGCATGACATGAAAGTCGTCATGGGCATCTGCCAGAAGATCGCCGTGCTGGAATACGGCAAAAAGATTGCCGAAGGCACCCCGGCGGAAATTCAAAAAGACCCCAAAGTGATTGCCGCCTACCTGGGAACCGAAGACGAGGAGGTCACCGACAATGCTTGA